Proteins co-encoded in one Enterobacter sp. R4-368 genomic window:
- a CDS encoding patatin family protein: protein MGQHIPVTLGNIAPLALKPFRPGRLALVCEGGGQRGIFTAGVLDEFMRAEFNPFDLYFGSSAGAQNLSAYVCNQPGYARKVIMRYTTSREFFNPVRFVRGGNLIDLDWLVESTSSQMPLAMDYAARIFDAGKEFYMCACRQDDYSAAYFSPTHQTWLDLIRASSAIPGFYRPGVMLDGINYLDGGVSDAIPVQEAAKRGANTIVVIRTVPSQMYYTPQWFKRMERWLGESSLQSLINLVQHHEKSYLAIQRFIEAPPGKLRIFEIYPPKLLKSMALGSRLPALREDYKIGRLCGRYFLATVGKLLAETPPLVRHSPIIAPATRVVPPAAVANDALDTPLVSVVQANDLPINKEDTA, encoded by the coding sequence GTGGGCCAGCATATTCCCGTTACGCTCGGCAACATCGCGCCGCTGGCGTTAAAACCCTTTCGCCCGGGTCGGCTCGCGCTCGTATGCGAGGGCGGTGGACAGCGCGGTATTTTTACCGCTGGCGTTCTGGACGAGTTTATGCGTGCGGAATTTAATCCTTTCGATCTCTATTTCGGCAGCTCTGCCGGTGCGCAAAACCTTTCCGCTTATGTCTGCAATCAACCTGGCTACGCACGCAAAGTGATCATGCGCTACACCACGTCGCGGGAATTTTTCAATCCGGTGCGCTTTGTGCGCGGCGGCAATCTTATCGATCTCGATTGGCTGGTTGAATCGACCTCAAGCCAGATGCCGCTGGCCATGGACTACGCCGCGCGGATTTTCGATGCGGGCAAAGAGTTTTACATGTGCGCCTGTCGGCAGGATGATTACTCCGCAGCCTATTTCTCCCCTACTCATCAGACATGGCTCGATTTGATTCGTGCTTCCAGCGCGATCCCCGGCTTTTATCGTCCGGGCGTGATGCTTGATGGCATTAATTATCTCGACGGCGGTGTCAGCGATGCCATTCCGGTGCAGGAGGCGGCAAAACGCGGCGCGAACACGATTGTGGTGATCCGTACCGTACCGTCACAGATGTACTATACGCCCCAGTGGTTCAAACGGATGGAACGCTGGCTGGGAGAGAGCAGCCTGCAATCCTTAATCAATCTGGTGCAGCACCATGAGAAAAGTTACCTGGCGATCCAACGCTTTATCGAAGCGCCGCCGGGTAAACTGCGTATTTTTGAAATCTATCCGCCTAAGTTGTTGAAGAGCATGGCGCTGGGCAGCCGTTTACCGGCGCTGCGCGAGGATTATAAAATCGGGCGTTTGTGCGGGCGCTATTTCCTGGCGACGGTGGGCAAATTGCTGGCGGAAACCCCGCCGCTGGTGCGCCACTCGCCGATTATCGCGCCTGCGACGCGTGTTGTTCCACCGGCTGCGGTGGCCAACGACGCGCTGGATACGCCGCTGGTCAGCGTCGTGCAGGCCAACGATTTACCCATCAATAAAGAGGATACGGCGTGA
- a CDS encoding metal-dependent hydrolase, translating into MSFRFTDTHCHFDFPPFAGDEAASIARAGDAGVERIIVPAIAARYFDRVCHLARQHTALYAALGLHPIVIEEHSEESLQRLEQMLAAKPEKVVAIGEIGLDLYRDDPQFERQQQVLDAQLKLAKRFDLPVILHSRRTHDKLAMHLKKHDLPRRGVVHGFAGSLQQAQRFVELGYYIGVGGTITYPRASKTRDVMAQLPLSALLLETDAPDMPLNGFQGQPNRPERAAQVFDTLCELRREAPDVIAHALLENTQRLFALQI; encoded by the coding sequence GTGAGTTTCCGCTTTACCGATACCCACTGTCATTTCGATTTCCCGCCGTTTGCCGGCGATGAAGCAGCGAGTATCGCCCGTGCGGGCGACGCTGGCGTGGAGCGCATTATTGTTCCGGCGATCGCCGCCCGTTATTTTGATCGCGTTTGCCACTTAGCACGCCAGCATACCGCGCTGTACGCCGCGCTGGGGCTACACCCGATTGTGATTGAAGAGCACAGCGAGGAAAGCCTGCAACGGCTCGAACAGATGCTCGCGGCAAAGCCCGAGAAAGTGGTGGCGATAGGGGAAATTGGCCTCGATCTTTACCGCGACGATCCGCAGTTTGAGCGCCAGCAGCAGGTGTTAGACGCGCAACTAAAATTGGCAAAACGCTTTGATCTGCCGGTGATCCTCCATTCACGCCGCACGCATGACAAGCTGGCGATGCATTTAAAAAAACATGATTTACCTCGCCGTGGCGTAGTGCATGGTTTCGCCGGTAGCCTGCAACAGGCGCAGCGCTTTGTTGAGCTGGGCTATTACATCGGCGTGGGCGGCACCATTACCTACCCGCGCGCCAGTAAAACCCGTGACGTAATGGCGCAGTTGCCGCTTTCTGCATTACTGCTGGAAACGGATGCGCCGGACATGCCGCTCAATGGTTTTCAGGGCCAGCCCAATCGGCCAGAGCGTGCCGCGCAGGTGTTCGATACGTTGTGCGAGCTACGCCGCGAAGCGCCGGATGTCATCGCACACGCACTGCTGGAAAACACGCAGCGGCTCTTTGCGCTACAGATATAG
- a CDS encoding DUF1328 family protein: MFRWGIIFLVIALIAAALGFGGLAGTAAGAAKIVFIVGIILFLVSLFMGRRRP, translated from the coding sequence ATGTTTCGTTGGGGCATTATATTTCTGGTTATCGCGTTAATTGCCGCCGCACTGGGCTTTGGTGGTCTTGCGGGTACGGCAGCAGGGGCCGCGAAAATTGTCTTTATCGTCGGTATTATCCTGTTCCTCGTCAGCCTGTTTATGGGTCGTCGGCGTCCATAG